A single Cnuibacter physcomitrellae DNA region contains:
- a CDS encoding sugar ABC transporter ATP-binding protein, with amino-acid sequence MTIGSSAPAGRTPAEGHDVPVVSLTGVSVAYGSNLVLQDVTLDFHPGEITALLGANGAGKSTLIKALSGANSRYEGTVRLNGETVHLSSPTQARQLGISTVHQKVADGIVPGLSVAENLTLDDLAEATRHPLRSRGRQREDARRALATLGLDWPHSVLGQDAALLPISDAQLLVLARALRTTPRLLILDEPTSALTAAEADRLFGVLTSLRASGLSILYVSHRFGEIETLADRVVVLRDGRVQSDSARPFAWHEILHDMLGRATAVQHDRGTTLRGTETVASVDGVRLLPESAPLSLEIRSGEVLGVLGLIGAGKTEIAELLAGLARPATGGLTLAGHPYSPKRPGDALRAGVVLVPEDRQRQGILPGWSVLRNITLPFLAESSAVGVLRRRAERSRAERVIASLDVVTTGPEAFIDDLSGGNQQKVVVGRWLSASPRVALLDEPFRGVDIAARREIGARLATLAGDGGAAVVLSSDVDEILEVADRIVVLVGGEIALDAYADEVGRAEVIGAFLGADHAVEDPGSRLAGPSATADPPPAEPDHGAPSPDPAPDGSPSDPFRDDRGPSPERTEA; translated from the coding sequence ATGACGATCGGATCCTCCGCGCCCGCAGGGCGCACCCCGGCTGAGGGGCACGACGTTCCCGTCGTGTCCCTCACGGGCGTCTCCGTCGCCTACGGCTCGAACCTCGTGCTGCAGGACGTGACCCTCGACTTCCACCCGGGCGAGATCACCGCGCTCCTCGGGGCGAACGGGGCCGGGAAGTCGACCCTCATCAAGGCGCTGTCCGGGGCCAACTCGCGCTACGAGGGCACGGTGAGGCTGAACGGCGAGACCGTGCACCTCTCCTCCCCCACGCAGGCCCGGCAGCTCGGCATCTCGACGGTGCATCAGAAGGTCGCCGACGGCATCGTCCCCGGGCTCAGCGTCGCTGAGAACCTCACGCTCGACGACCTCGCCGAGGCCACGCGGCATCCGCTTCGCTCGCGTGGCCGCCAGCGCGAGGACGCCCGGCGGGCCCTGGCCACGCTGGGCCTGGACTGGCCCCACTCCGTCCTGGGTCAGGATGCGGCCCTGCTGCCCATCTCGGACGCCCAGCTGCTCGTGCTGGCCAGGGCGTTGCGCACCACGCCACGGCTCCTCATCCTCGACGAGCCCACCTCCGCCCTGACGGCGGCCGAGGCGGACCGGCTGTTCGGCGTCCTGACGTCCCTGCGCGCATCCGGACTCTCGATCCTGTACGTCTCGCACCGGTTCGGCGAGATCGAGACGCTGGCCGACCGCGTCGTGGTCCTCCGCGACGGACGGGTGCAGAGCGACTCCGCGCGTCCCTTCGCGTGGCACGAGATCCTCCACGACATGCTCGGCCGGGCCACCGCGGTGCAGCACGACCGCGGGACGACCCTGCGCGGCACGGAGACGGTGGCGAGCGTCGACGGGGTCCGGCTCCTCCCCGAGTCGGCGCCGCTGTCGCTCGAGATCCGCTCGGGCGAGGTCCTGGGCGTGCTCGGGCTCATCGGCGCCGGCAAGACCGAGATCGCCGAGCTGCTCGCCGGGCTCGCCCGCCCCGCCACGGGCGGCCTCACGCTCGCCGGTCACCCGTACTCGCCGAAGCGCCCCGGCGACGCGCTCCGCGCCGGCGTGGTGCTCGTGCCCGAGGACCGTCAGCGCCAGGGCATCCTGCCGGGGTGGTCGGTGCTGCGGAACATCACCCTCCCCTTCCTCGCGGAGTCGAGCGCGGTGGGCGTGCTGCGACGTCGTGCGGAGCGCTCGCGCGCCGAACGGGTGATCGCGTCGCTCGACGTCGTCACGACGGGCCCGGAGGCGTTCATCGACGACCTCTCGGGCGGCAACCAGCAGAAGGTGGTCGTCGGACGCTGGCTCTCGGCGTCGCCCCGCGTGGCTCTCCTCGACGAGCCCTTCCGCGGCGTCGACATCGCCGCCCGCCGGGAGATCGGGGCGCGGCTCGCCACGCTCGCGGGCGACGGCGGTGCGGCCGTGGTGCTCTCCAGCGACGTCGACGAGATCCTTGAGGTGGCCGACCGGATCGTCGTGCTGGTCGGCGGCGAGATCGCCCTCGATGCCTACGCCGACGAGGTCGGCCGCGCCGAGGTGATCGGCGCGTTCCTGGGCGCCGACCACGCGGTCGAGGATCCGGGGTCGCGGCTCGCGGGGCCCAGCGCCACCGCCGACCCGCCGCCCGCAGAGCCCGATCACGGCGCCCCCTCGCCCGATCCTGCACCCGACGGCTCCCCCTCAGACCCCTTCCGCGACGACCGCGGCCCCTCCCCCGAAAGGACCGAAGCATGA
- a CDS encoding 1,2-dihydroxy-3-keto-5-methylthiopentene dioxygenase → MTLLTVWNDTDPETPVLQTRDVDVITEQLNGLGARFSRWEVKELSADPTQDEVLAAYADEIAAVNAEHGYTYVDVMTMTPADTDEYREKAVASRAKFLNEHQHDDDEDRFFARGTGVFYLHVGGKVYAVYCEQGDVISVPVNTTHWFDMGLRPDYVSVRFFHDDDGWVGNFTGSEISAKFATHDELASVPA, encoded by the coding sequence ATGACCCTTCTCACCGTGTGGAACGACACCGATCCCGAGACGCCCGTCCTCCAGACCCGAGACGTCGACGTCATCACCGAGCAGCTCAACGGACTCGGCGCGCGCTTCAGCCGCTGGGAGGTCAAGGAGCTCTCCGCCGATCCCACCCAGGACGAGGTGCTCGCGGCGTACGCGGACGAGATCGCGGCGGTCAACGCCGAGCACGGCTACACCTACGTCGACGTCATGACGATGACGCCGGCCGACACCGACGAGTACCGCGAGAAGGCCGTGGCCAGCCGCGCGAAGTTCCTCAACGAGCACCAGCACGACGACGACGAGGACCGCTTCTTCGCCCGCGGCACCGGCGTCTTCTACCTCCACGTCGGCGGCAAGGTCTACGCCGTCTACTGCGAGCAGGGTGACGTCATCTCGGTGCCGGTGAACACGACCCACTGGTTCGACATGGGTCTGCGCCCCGACTACGTGTCGGTGCGCTTCTTCCACGACGACGACGGCTGGGTGGGCAACTTCACCGGCAGCGAGATCTCGGCGAAGTTCGCCACGCACGACGAGCTGGCGTCCGTCCCGGCCTGA
- a CDS encoding VIT1/CCC1 transporter family protein, translating into MTATPADLRRWRRYLADEVAEAKVYDELAERRSGSEREILLSLAAAERRHQAHWVELLGDDVGKPVRADFRTRMLGVLAKRFGSVFVLALMQRAEARSPYETDDDATEAMAADERIHGEVVRALAARGRSRLSGTFRAAVFGANDGLVSNLALVLGMSATGVSNTVVLASGVAGLLAGALSMGAGEYVSVRSQRELLAASTPDPQASTAVPKLDVDANELALVYRARGMSEEEAEARARDVFSGLSSSTSAIRVVPSARPGDTEGDSSDGVGAAGGVDANLDEHEEIGTAWQASISSFLFFASGAVVPVIPYLFGLTGLVAVAVAAGLVGIALLGTGAVVGLLSGASPLKRAVRQLAIGFGAAAATYLLGLVFGATLG; encoded by the coding sequence GTGACCGCGACCCCCGCCGACCTGCGCCGCTGGCGCCGGTACCTCGCCGACGAGGTGGCCGAGGCCAAGGTGTACGACGAGCTGGCCGAGCGACGCAGCGGCTCCGAGCGCGAGATCCTCCTCTCGCTGGCCGCGGCCGAGCGGCGCCACCAGGCGCACTGGGTCGAGCTCCTCGGCGACGACGTCGGCAAGCCCGTGCGCGCCGACTTCCGCACCCGGATGCTCGGGGTGCTGGCCAAGCGCTTCGGCTCCGTCTTCGTGCTGGCCCTCATGCAGCGCGCCGAGGCGAGGTCGCCCTACGAGACCGACGACGACGCGACCGAGGCCATGGCGGCCGACGAGCGGATCCACGGCGAGGTCGTCCGGGCGCTCGCGGCCCGGGGCCGCAGCCGTCTGTCCGGCACGTTCCGGGCGGCGGTGTTCGGGGCGAACGACGGCCTGGTGTCGAACCTCGCGCTCGTGCTCGGGATGAGCGCCACCGGGGTCTCGAACACGGTCGTGCTCGCCAGCGGTGTCGCGGGCCTGCTGGCCGGGGCCCTGTCGATGGGAGCGGGGGAGTACGTCTCCGTGCGCTCGCAGCGGGAGCTGCTCGCGGCCTCCACCCCCGACCCTCAGGCGTCGACCGCCGTGCCGAAGCTGGACGTCGACGCCAACGAGCTCGCCCTCGTCTACCGCGCCCGAGGCATGAGCGAGGAGGAGGCCGAGGCGAGGGCACGCGACGTGTTTTCGGGACTCTCGTCGTCGACGTCCGCGATCCGCGTGGTCCCGTCGGCGCGGCCCGGCGACACCGAGGGCGACTCGTCCGACGGGGTGGGAGCGGCCGGCGGCGTGGACGCCAACCTCGACGAGCACGAGGAGATCGGCACGGCGTGGCAGGCGTCGATCTCGAGCTTCCTGTTCTTCGCCTCCGGCGCGGTCGTCCCGGTGATCCCCTACCTCTTCGGGCTCACGGGTCTCGTGGCCGTCGCGGTCGCGGCCGGGCTCGTCGGCATCGCCCTGCTCGGCACGGGTGCCGTGGTCGGCCTGCTCTCCGGGGCCTCGCCCCTGAAGCGCGCGGTGCGGCAGCTCGCGATCGGCTTCGGCGCGGCCGCCGCCACGTATCTCCTCGGCCTCGTCTTCGGTGCCACCCTGGGCTGA
- a CDS encoding ABC transporter permease: MSGPTLARPAASAGERVSAFVVKWGFIAVTVALILYFVITEPNFRTVDNVFGMLKFIAPTAIAGLGVMLAMTVGGIDLSVGANAGFAVSIAAWTMVIGNQVGGIAVSVVLVCGLLIGAVNAFLVVVARIPDLLATLTTMFVIVGLKLIIVDGKSISSQMTLADGTTAPGRFTADFLWLDRGSIGPVPVPVILFFLVTLILWFVLERTRWGRALFAVGTNAEAARLAGVRVQWYRTAAYMACGLLASIAGLLLAARIGQGDVSAGNSLLLDAVAVALVGVSVLGIGRPNAWGTALGAVLIAVMVTGFSMLGLPYYAQDFGKGVVLLIALLFSFTFSRRRTVVTAGSTTSS, encoded by the coding sequence ATGAGCGGCCCCACCCTGGCCCGCCCCGCAGCCTCCGCCGGCGAGCGCGTGTCCGCGTTCGTCGTGAAGTGGGGGTTCATCGCGGTCACCGTGGCGCTCATCCTCTACTTCGTGATCACGGAGCCCAACTTCCGCACCGTCGACAACGTCTTCGGCATGCTCAAGTTCATCGCGCCCACGGCCATCGCGGGGCTCGGCGTGATGCTGGCGATGACGGTGGGCGGCATCGACCTCTCCGTCGGCGCCAACGCGGGCTTCGCGGTCTCGATCGCGGCGTGGACGATGGTGATCGGCAACCAGGTCGGCGGCATCGCGGTGTCGGTCGTGCTGGTCTGCGGCCTGCTGATCGGCGCGGTCAACGCGTTCCTCGTCGTGGTCGCGCGCATCCCCGACCTGCTCGCCACCCTGACCACGATGTTCGTGATCGTCGGCCTCAAGCTCATCATCGTCGACGGCAAGTCGATCTCGTCCCAGATGACCCTCGCCGACGGCACCACCGCGCCCGGTCGGTTCACGGCGGACTTCCTCTGGCTCGATCGCGGATCGATCGGTCCGGTCCCGGTGCCCGTGATCCTCTTCTTCCTCGTGACGCTCATCCTGTGGTTCGTGCTCGAGCGCACGCGCTGGGGACGCGCGCTGTTCGCCGTGGGCACGAACGCGGAGGCGGCGAGGCTCGCCGGCGTCCGGGTGCAGTGGTACCGCACCGCCGCGTACATGGCCTGTGGTCTGCTGGCGTCGATCGCCGGTCTGCTCCTGGCGGCGCGGATCGGGCAGGGCGACGTCAGCGCGGGCAACTCCCTCCTGCTGGATGCCGTCGCCGTCGCCCTGGTCGGCGTCTCGGTGCTGGGGATCGGACGCCCGAACGCGTGGGGCACCGCCCTCGGCGCGGTGCTCATCGCCGTGATGGTGACGGGGTTCTCCATGCTCGGACTGCCGTACTACGCCCAGGACTTCGGCAAGGGCGTGGTGCTCCTCATCGCGCTGCTGTTCAGCTTCACGTTCTCGCGCCGACGCACGGTCGTCACCGCGGGATCCACGACGAGCTCCTGA
- a CDS encoding Nramp family divalent metal transporter: MPKDVAAVVDSSAPHGRPDGLTPRWWHSIALFGPAFVAAIAYVDPGNVAANLTSGAQFGYLLVWVLVLANAFAVLIQYQSAKLGVVTGRTLPELVGSRARPWTRRAYWLQAEVVAAATDVAEVIGGAIALNLLFGLPLVVGGLIVGVVSLGLLLVQAARRQRTFEFVIVGLLAVIAIGFLAGTFVAPIDWPAAAEGLVPRFDGTQSVLLAASMLGATVMPHAIYLHSGLARDRHHAELAHAAESGTVVHTGAAEPAAGPAAPSVAGVGTGVGAPGPRFAAEPSRLRTLLRATKGDVVGALVVAGAVNIAMLLLAAAALRGVEGTDSIPGAYQAIQAALGPVVATVFAIGLLASGLASTSVGAYAGSVIMAGLLRVRVPLLARRAVTLIPALVILALGVDPTYALVLSQVLLSIGIPFALVPLFRLTGDRALMGEFADGTVKRVVAWTVVALIVALNLVLIVLALTGA; encoded by the coding sequence GTGCCTAAAGATGTCGCCGCCGTCGTCGACTCCTCCGCGCCCCACGGGCGTCCCGACGGGCTCACACCGCGCTGGTGGCACTCGATCGCCCTGTTCGGTCCCGCGTTCGTGGCGGCCATCGCGTACGTCGACCCCGGCAACGTCGCCGCCAACCTGACCAGCGGGGCGCAGTTCGGGTACCTCCTGGTGTGGGTGCTGGTGCTGGCGAACGCGTTCGCCGTGCTCATCCAGTACCAGTCCGCCAAGCTCGGGGTGGTCACCGGGCGCACCCTGCCCGAGCTCGTGGGCTCTCGCGCCCGCCCGTGGACCCGCCGCGCGTACTGGCTGCAGGCCGAGGTGGTCGCGGCCGCGACCGACGTCGCGGAGGTGATCGGCGGGGCGATCGCCCTCAACCTGCTGTTCGGTCTGCCGCTCGTCGTCGGCGGCCTGATCGTCGGGGTCGTCTCCCTCGGGCTGCTGCTCGTGCAGGCCGCGCGGCGGCAGCGCACGTTCGAGTTCGTGATCGTCGGGCTCCTCGCGGTGATCGCGATCGGCTTCCTCGCGGGCACGTTCGTGGCGCCGATCGACTGGCCCGCTGCCGCCGAGGGGCTCGTGCCGCGGTTCGACGGCACGCAGTCGGTGCTCCTCGCCGCGAGCATGCTCGGCGCGACGGTGATGCCGCACGCGATCTACCTCCACTCCGGACTCGCCCGCGACCGTCACCACGCCGAGCTCGCCCACGCGGCGGAGTCGGGGACGGTGGTCCACACCGGTGCCGCTGAGCCCGCTGCCGGGCCCGCTGCGCCGTCGGTCGCCGGCGTCGGCACCGGCGTCGGCGCTCCCGGTCCGCGGTTCGCCGCCGAGCCGTCGCGGCTGCGCACGCTGCTGCGGGCGACGAAGGGCGACGTGGTGGGGGCGCTCGTCGTGGCGGGGGCCGTGAACATCGCGATGCTGCTGCTCGCGGCGGCCGCACTGCGGGGCGTCGAGGGCACCGACTCGATCCCCGGCGCGTACCAGGCCATCCAGGCCGCCCTGGGTCCGGTGGTCGCGACGGTCTTCGCGATCGGCCTCCTCGCCTCCGGTCTCGCCTCCACCTCGGTCGGCGCGTACGCCGGGAGCGTCATCATGGCGGGGCTGCTGCGCGTGCGCGTGCCGCTCCTCGCGCGCCGCGCGGTCACGCTCATCCCGGCGCTCGTGATCCTCGCGCTCGGGGTCGACCCCACCTACGCCCTCGTCCTCAGCCAGGTGCTGCTGAGCATCGGGATCCCGTTCGCGCTCGTCCCGCTGTTCCGCCTCACCGGCGACCGCGCCCTCATGGGCGAGTTCGCGGACGGCACGGTCAAGCGCGTCGTCGCCTGGACGGTGGTCGCCCTCATCGTCGCGCTCAACCTCGTCCTCATCGTCCTCGCCCTCACCGGCGCCTGA
- a CDS encoding FUSC family protein yields the protein MADGEREDGWLRELARLKPARFPVALAVRTFLAAAVPLFLGLATGQFLLGLYVTLGALMTTTADRGGAYRTRFRQLLVTAPLGALGFTLGHVVAGHGWLTVVLLAAVGLLSGLLSGYGAAFSLGSMQMLVFTIVTVGVTSPLPWWVPSVLYLAGGLFTAVMLALESLVDRRRPERAALRSSIVALAELSAASDDGDDAAFERARQKLTDVTAAAYRTLLDTRARSEGRTLQADRDAVRLAGISEVSSALIAAHAAGQRTADATAWLSAMADALAKRGSRPPSPPEVDLESTQTLRRTLELAEAIWPRDRALSAATRSIPVVTSSSPAVARAASETRVPGAVGRATPLPVGPTAQPAGASVLSQLLVGRAVVTSAVRLALCIGIAAIAQHWVPGDRSYWIGLTVALVLKPDFGSVFARAVQRSIGTVIGVAIGVGILALVPKSELAILILIIALLAAVLPWSGQRGYGLQSIFLAPFVLLIFDLISPGPQTVDYGAQRLLDTVVGCVIVLVFGYLIWPRSLRSSLPVAVADAVDAVAAYVRGATVSEAPDPAAGAELRRRMTGLRRTAYRTLSDLRIQLQRSLAEPPPASREAKAWFPAVAAAERLCDRVTVYAQNRRRGGPQPDHEASEAVAAELEALSRLARSTAPRPGRWRADSADEAAGPEAMLDALERSATRFSAAVDTPA from the coding sequence ATGGCGGATGGGGAACGCGAGGACGGGTGGCTCCGCGAGCTGGCCCGCCTGAAGCCCGCGAGGTTCCCGGTCGCGCTGGCCGTGCGCACGTTCCTCGCCGCGGCCGTGCCGCTCTTCCTCGGCCTCGCCACGGGACAGTTCCTGCTCGGGCTCTACGTCACACTCGGCGCCCTGATGACCACCACCGCCGACCGCGGCGGCGCCTACCGCACCCGGTTCCGGCAGCTGCTCGTGACCGCCCCGCTCGGCGCACTCGGCTTCACGCTGGGCCACGTGGTCGCCGGCCACGGCTGGCTCACCGTCGTCCTGCTCGCCGCCGTCGGCCTGCTCTCGGGCCTCCTCAGCGGGTACGGCGCGGCGTTCTCCCTCGGCTCGATGCAGATGCTCGTGTTCACCATCGTCACGGTCGGCGTCACCAGTCCGCTGCCCTGGTGGGTGCCGTCGGTGCTGTACCTCGCGGGAGGGCTCTTCACCGCGGTGATGCTCGCCCTCGAGTCCCTCGTCGACCGCCGGCGACCCGAGCGGGCGGCTTTGCGCAGCTCGATCGTGGCCCTCGCCGAGCTGAGCGCAGCGAGCGACGACGGCGACGACGCCGCCTTCGAGCGCGCACGCCAGAAGCTCACCGACGTGACCGCGGCGGCCTACCGCACCCTCCTCGACACCCGCGCCCGCAGCGAGGGACGCACGCTGCAGGCGGATCGCGACGCCGTTCGGCTGGCCGGCATCAGCGAGGTCTCTTCCGCGCTCATCGCCGCCCATGCCGCGGGACAGCGCACGGCGGATGCGACGGCCTGGCTCAGCGCGATGGCCGACGCGCTCGCGAAGCGCGGCTCGCGGCCCCCGTCGCCGCCCGAAGTCGATCTCGAGAGCACGCAGACGCTCCGCCGCACCCTCGAGCTGGCCGAGGCGATCTGGCCGCGCGACCGTGCCCTCAGCGCGGCCACCCGGTCGATCCCCGTCGTCACGTCGAGCTCACCCGCCGTCGCCCGCGCCGCATCCGAGACCCGGGTTCCCGGCGCCGTCGGCCGCGCGACGCCGCTGCCGGTGGGCCCCACCGCCCAGCCCGCCGGCGCGTCCGTCCTCTCTCAGCTGCTGGTCGGCCGCGCGGTGGTCACGAGCGCCGTCCGCCTGGCGCTCTGCATCGGGATCGCCGCGATCGCCCAGCACTGGGTGCCGGGTGACCGCTCCTACTGGATCGGGCTGACCGTCGCCCTCGTGCTGAAGCCCGACTTCGGCTCGGTGTTCGCCCGCGCGGTGCAGCGCAGCATCGGGACGGTGATCGGCGTCGCGATCGGAGTGGGCATCCTGGCGCTCGTGCCCAAGAGCGAGCTGGCGATCCTCATCCTCATCATCGCCCTGCTCGCCGCCGTCCTGCCCTGGAGCGGGCAACGGGGCTACGGGCTGCAGAGCATCTTCCTCGCTCCGTTCGTCCTGCTCATCTTCGACCTCATCTCCCCCGGACCTCAGACGGTCGACTACGGCGCGCAGCGCCTGCTCGACACCGTGGTCGGATGCGTGATCGTCCTGGTCTTCGGCTACCTCATCTGGCCGAGGTCGCTGCGCTCGAGCCTGCCCGTCGCCGTCGCCGACGCGGTGGATGCGGTCGCCGCCTACGTCCGCGGCGCGACGGTCTCCGAGGCGCCCGATCCCGCCGCGGGCGCGGAGCTGCGCCGGCGGATGACGGGGCTGCGCCGCACCGCCTACCGCACGCTGTCGGATCTGCGCATCCAGCTGCAGCGCTCGCTCGCCGAGCCGCCGCCGGCGAGCAGGGAGGCGAAGGCCTGGTTCCCCGCCGTGGCCGCCGCGGAGCGCCTCTGCGACCGCGTCACCGTGTACGCGCAGAACCGCCGCCGTGGCGGCCCGCAGCCCGACCACGAGGCGTCGGAGGCCGTCGCCGCGGAGCTGGAGGCGCTCAGCAGGCTCGCCCGGTCCACCGCACCCCGCCCGGGGCGGTGGCGCGCCGACTCCGCCGACGAGGCCGCGGGCCCCGAGGCCATGCTCGACGCCCTCGAGCGCTCGGCGACCCGCTTCAGCGCCGCGGTCGACACCCCGGCGTGA
- a CDS encoding substrate-binding domain-containing protein, with amino-acid sequence MALSRRALRLRSVAVTAVAAASLLALSACSQSNGSPASTSGGQAAPATASAPLPAPFDGDPVKVALVRQSGAGDYFEAWGAGAQAQAKAANIDLTVTDARNDNAKQASDLEQAIASKPDAIIIDHGQTDTLQPLVTEAVTAGIPVVVYDLALNDTTGVISTSQSDESMASGVLDQLVKDVGDGAKVGYVSATGYAALDRRAAVWDEYVKDHDLDVVFSTGKVTESTATDNIPLVDAALKQNPDVQAIFAPYDEITKGTVQAVIQNNLQSKVKVYGIDISNADIEVLTQDGSPWVATSATDPAAVGAGVVRSLALSLAGQLDETEVTFPAITVTQQFLLDNGITNVQQLRDQEPTLLLDDTVTADWLPAVSG; translated from the coding sequence ATGGCACTCTCCCGCCGAGCACTGAGGCTCCGCTCCGTCGCGGTCACCGCCGTCGCCGCCGCCTCCCTCCTCGCGCTCAGCGCCTGCTCCCAGTCGAACGGCTCCCCCGCGAGCACGTCCGGCGGACAGGCCGCGCCGGCCACCGCATCCGCCCCGTTGCCCGCCCCGTTCGACGGCGACCCGGTCAAGGTCGCCCTGGTGCGCCAGAGCGGTGCCGGCGACTACTTCGAGGCGTGGGGCGCCGGCGCCCAGGCGCAGGCCAAGGCGGCGAACATCGACCTGACGGTGACGGATGCGCGCAACGACAACGCGAAGCAGGCCAGCGACCTCGAGCAGGCCATCGCCTCCAAGCCCGACGCGATCATCATCGACCACGGCCAGACCGACACCCTCCAGCCCCTGGTCACCGAGGCGGTCACCGCGGGCATCCCGGTCGTCGTCTACGACCTCGCACTCAACGACACGACGGGCGTGATCAGCACCAGCCAGTCCGACGAGTCGATGGCCAGCGGCGTGCTCGACCAGCTCGTGAAGGACGTCGGCGACGGCGCCAAGGTCGGCTACGTCTCGGCGACCGGCTACGCCGCGCTCGACCGTCGAGCGGCCGTCTGGGACGAGTACGTGAAGGACCACGACCTCGACGTCGTGTTCTCCACCGGAAAGGTGACGGAGTCGACCGCGACCGACAACATCCCGCTCGTCGACGCCGCCCTGAAGCAGAACCCCGACGTACAGGCGATCTTCGCGCCCTACGACGAGATCACGAAGGGCACGGTCCAGGCCGTGATCCAGAACAACCTGCAGAGCAAGGTGAAGGTGTACGGGATCGACATCTCGAACGCCGACATCGAGGTCCTCACGCAGGACGGCAGCCCCTGGGTCGCCACCTCGGCGACCGACCCGGCCGCCGTCGGCGCGGGCGTCGTGCGCTCGCTCGCCCTGAGCCTGGCCGGACAGCTCGACGAGACCGAGGTCACGTTCCCGGCGATCACCGTGACGCAGCAGTTCCTGCTCGACAACGGCATCACCAACGTGCAGCAGCTGCGCGACCAGGAGCCGACGCTCCTGCTCGACGACACCGTCACGGCGGATTGGCTGCCCGCGGTCTCCGGATGA